Within Streptomyces roseirectus, the genomic segment ATCACCTACTCCCTCGCACTCGATTCACCACACGCGCTCGCGGCGTCAGTCGCCAAGGCTGTCCTCGCCCTGGAGCGGCACATCCGACGTTCCGTGATCTTCCGTCAGCGCCTGGAGCGGGTGCTTTCCTGGGTGGCCGGGGCAGGGCTGGACTGGGACGGTGATGGCGGTCTGGTCGTCATCGGGGTAATGCCTCATCCCCACAGGGACTCCGTTCTCCTGGACCATCAAGATCCAAGTCTCTCCGGTGTCCGGACTCCAGAGTCAGGGCCCGCCGGCCTCCTCGGCGCGGGATCGGCCGGAGGGACCGCGGACCTCCGCGAGCGGGAACCGTCCCCGGCGCCCGTCACTCACCGCCCCAGCGGCACCGGCAGTCGCCCTCCGTCTCCTCCCGCTCGTCACACGGCCTCAGCAGCAGGTCGACGGCCTTCCTGACGTAGGGGAGGACGGCGTTGTCCGGTACTGAGCTCAGGGCCGGTGTCTGGACGGCGAGCCGCATCAGGGTCATGCCCAGGGCCCACGCCGCGAGGAGTTCGGCGCGTACCTGGGCGTCGGGGCCGTCGAGGCGGCGGGCGAAGTGCTCGGAGAAGATCTCGGTGACGTCGGAGCGGAGGCGGGCGACGGCTTCCTCCCGGCTGGGTGAGCGGAGCATCGTCAGCACCGGATGCGGGATCTCGTCCTCCCCGGGGCCGTCGAAGGCGAGGCGGAGGATCCAGTCCGGCACGTCTTCCAGCGGCAGGTGGCGCAGCGGTTCGAACAGGGCGCTCGCGTGGTGCGCGACCGCTTCGAAGAGGCCCTGTTTTGAGCCGAAGTACCGGTAGACGAGAGCGGCGTCGACATCGGCCGCCTTGGCGATGTCGCGGATGCTCGTGCCGTCGTAGCCGTACTTCCCGAAGCACCGGGCGGCGGCGCTCATCAAAGCCGCTCGGGAGCCCGCCGAGTCGTATTTACGGGGCGTGATGCGATCGCTACCGGTAGTTCGTTAAACCCGGCGGTAGAGGGTTGACGCTTGCTCAGGGCAGTCGTAAGGCGGAGGGAGGGAAGTCGACTGTCTCGCCGAGTGGGGGGCGTGATGACTGAGCGACGGACGTGTCCGCCCGCGCCAGGGGCCTTGGAGGAGTACGCGGCCCGTTTCGATGGTCTGTTCCTCAACCTTGCCCAGCGGCGTGGGTTTCGTGAGTACCTGACCGGGCTGCTGGCGCCGAGGGACCGCAACAAGACGCTGACCTGCCTGGCCGGGGCCGAGCCGGTTCTCGGCGCGGGTCTGCCGAGCGTGCAGCGGCTGCAGTACTTCCTCTCCGAGTCGCGCTGGGACAGCGAGCAGGTGAACACGCGGCGGCTGGAACTGGTACAGACCGATCCCGCCCTGGCGCCCCACGAAGCAGGGGTGCTGGTCATCGACGATTCCGGGGACCGCAAGGACGGCACGGCCACCACGCACGTGGGCCGGCAGTGGCTGGGGCGACTGGGCAAGACCGACAACGGCGTGGTGACGGTGACCACGGTGTGGACCGACGGCCGGGTGTACTACCCGCTGCACGCGCAGCCCTACACCCCCGCCCATCACTTCACGCGGGGCCGGGCCGACCCCGGCTTCCGGACCAAACCGCAGATCGCCGCGGCTCTTGCGGCCCGGGGCAAGGAACTGGGCTTCGCCTGCCGGGCGGTGGTGGCCGACTGCGCCTACAGCGTCAGCGACGACTGGTATCTCGCACTGCGCGAGGCCCAGCTGCCCTACGTGGTCCACCTCAAGCCGCACCGCGGCACCTGGGCACCGGCCGACCAGCCGCACACCCCCATCGACGCCGCCCATGCCCTGGCCTGGCAGGACGCCGATCACCCAGGCGACTGGGCGCCCGTCGAGCGGCACTTCCGCGGCGGGCACACCGAGACCTGGTGGGCCGCCGACGCGCGCCTCGGCGGTTGGCAGCCCCACGGCCCGTGCCGCCTGGTCGTCGCCACCACCGACCCGGCCACCCTGCCGGAGAAAGCCACCTGGTACCTGGCCACCAACCACCACCCCAACGCACCCCACGCCACCGCATCCGGGCATCCGCCCGCCGACCTCGCCGAGATCGTCCGCCTCTACGGGCTGCGGCCGTGGATCGAGCAGAGCTACAAGCAGATCAAGGACGAACTCGGCTGGGCCGATTTCCAGGTCCGCTCCGACACCGCCATCCGCCACCACCAGACCCTGGTCAACTGCGCCTTCACCTTCTGCTGGGACCAGTGGTTCGCCCCACCCGGACCACTGGACACCACCGCACCGGACCCCTGCCCCGACAACCGGCCAGAGAGGGGGCACCACCACACCCCACCCGCCCTGCTGGCCCAGGGCCTTACGGGCCGTCCGCTCCTGGCTCACCCCGGCCATCACCCTGCGCAGATGGTGGCGAGCCTGGACCGACCAGGACCCGCCACCCGAACTCCAGGCCCTCCTCGACACGGTCACCGCCGGCAGACCCCTTGATCTCTACCGCCGGGTTTAACGAACTACCGGTACCAACACGAACACGCCGTCGGCCGCACCCCCACCGGAACCGACCTCGACCGCGTGGCCGGCACCAACAACTACGGCCGCGCCGTCCTGAGGCGATGGCGCCACACCGGCCGCATCCCCACCCCATCCAACCCCCCTCGGAAGCCAGGGAGCCAGAACAAATCCAGGCGCGGAACGGGACGAGTCAACCCGTCCCCGTGAGTTCGTAGCCGGGTTTTGTCGAGCCGCTGTCGACGTTCTCATCCGGCACTGTGAGGACAGCGCTGTCCGTGCATACCTTCAGTCGGCCCCCAGCCGGACGGTCGCCTTCAACAGTTGCAGCTCTCAAGGTCCCCGGCCAGCCGCAGATCCGCGGTCTTCTCGACAAGATCCGCCGCTATCGGGGCATGGCCGGCTATCCGGCCCTGCGCCTGCCGGCCCTGTGGAGACGGGCACCCGTGGTCGGCACCTCGCGATCCCCGTACCGGCGCCGATCGCCGCCCTGCTGCCGCGGCGGAGCAGGCGGGACCACACGCTCGAACGGTTCCCCTAATTGATCCGGCACCACACGATGCAGACTGCCCAACACCCCGAACGAGACGACGTGTTACGGCTGCCGCGCCGCCCCAGAGGTCCGCTGACCGGTATCTGGAACGCCGCGGTGTGCGTCGGCCCAAGGCGCGAGGGGATCAGTTCCGCGTGCTCGCCATAGCCGCACGGCAGCGATGCCGGACCTGACCAATCGCTATCAGAGGTTCAGCAGGCGGGTCGCGTTGCGGTGGGCGATGGCGTGGAGGTCGGCAGGGGGGAACGGGGCCGAGTGGAGGAAGTCGACTGCCTCGGCTGTCGATTCGAAGGGGTAGTCGATGGAGAACAGGAGGCGGTCGGCGCCGATGGAGTGGACGGCTCCGAGGAGGGCGGCGTGGGAGAAGACGCCGCTGGTGGTCGCGTAGAAGTTGTGCCGTAGGTAGTGGGAGGGCAGTTGTCGTGGACTGCGACCGGGGGCGCCCTTGCGGTAGATGCTGTCGAGGCGGGCCAGTTGGAAAGGGAGCAGTTCTCCCATGTGGCCCAGTGTCACCGAGGCGTTGGGGAACTCGTCGAACACTCCGCCGTAGATCAGGCGAAGCGCGTGCGCGCCGGTCTGTGCGGTCCACCCCCAGGACGGCCCGCTCAGCTCGGGGTGTCCCTGGAACACCTGCCACTGGTCGGGGGCGAGGGGAGTGGGGTGGAGGTAGAGCGTCACGCCGAGCCGTTCGAGTTCGGCCCACACCGGCCGGAACTGCGGCTCGTCGAGGTAGTGGCCCTGGACGTGGTCGTTGTGCAGCACCCCCTTGAGGCCCAGTCGCTCCACCGCCCGGCGCAGTTCGACCACGGCGGCCCGCGGGTCCTGGAACGGGAGGGCGGCGAAGCCGGCGAACCGTGTCGGGTGGGCGGCGACGACGCCGGCGAGATGGTCGTTGACCCGGCGGGCCATGGCCACGGCCTCGGCGGGGTCCGCGATGGCTTCCACGCCGGGCGGGGTGAGCGACAGGACCTGGACGTCGACGCCGTGCTCGTCCATGTCCGCCAGCCGTAACTCCGTGAAGTCGGCGAGCCGGCGCCCCCACTCCTCTTCGAGACCGGGCGGCACACGGACCGGGCCCGGCCACGGGATCAGCTCCGGAACGGAGTACGCCTCCTCGATCGCGATCACCTTCATGCCGCGCCCCGGGCGGCCGACGGCGGTCCCGGTCGACGTGGCGGCGGCCGTCGCGCCGGGGGACTGGGCCACGAGGGCTGCCGTGCCCACGGTCCCACCGGCCGCGGCGAGCAGCAGACGCCGCCGCGAGGTGTCCGCGCCGGGGGAGGGAACAGACGGTCCCACCGTCATCACCCTGCCTTTCTGTTGATGATCGATCGGGGAGGACGTCTCATGCGGTGATGCGGTGAGCGGGCGGTGTGCGCAGCGGTCGTGTACGTGCCGTCCAGCGGGTGCGCCCGGCGGCTCTTCCGGTTCTCAACGCTGTGCGACGAGCCAAGCGGGACGCTGACTCCGCGACCGGCGTGGCGATGGGGACGGTGACCAGGCTCCGGGATTCCCATGACACCAGAGGTTCCTGGGCCGCCCGATGCTCAGCAGCGTAGGAGGGCTGTTCAGGACGGTCAAGGCCAGCTCGAAGCGCCGCCGAAGGCGCCCTCAGGGCAGTTGAGGCGGCTGTGGTTCGCCCTGTGCGACGATCGTCTTCGTGACGGGCGTGAGCGGTGACTTCGAACTGTCCATGGACGACCTGCGAGTTCGTCAACGGCGCGCCCAGGACCAAGCTTCAGCGCGTCACGTCGATGGACGCCCACCGGGCGGCGAAGGAGGCGGCCACGGAAACCGCACGTCTCGCCGCGCAAGCCGCCGGCGATGCCGCGTCTGCCGCCTACCTGCACCCGATCGCGAAAGCCCACCAGGTGGGCCACATCCTGCGCGCCGCCGCGAATGCGGCACGCATAGCCGAGATCGACGCGGGCGAGGATCCCGAGGCTGGGAACCAGGCGATCGAAAGGGCGCGAGCCACACCGGCTCTGATCGATGTTCTCCGGCGCTACCCTCCCGCCCCCGGCGGGAGGAGCAGGGCTGCGCAGCTGATGGCCGCTCTGGACACCTCCCTCCGTGCAAAGCTGTCGGTTGCTTCAAGCAACGTGCTAGATTCGCGGCATGTTGGGCCGAACGTACGACAGTCAACTGTGCTCCATCGCCCGGACACTGGAGATCGTGGGTGAGCGCTGGACCCTGCTGATCATCAGGGACGCGCTGCTCGGCCTGCGGCGGTTCGAGGAGTTTCAGGACAGTCTCGGCGTCGCCCGCAATGTGCTGACCAACCGCCTGGCCAAGCTGGTGGAGGACGGGCTGCTGGAGCGGGTCTGTTACCAGGAGCGGCCCGCGCGCTACGAGTACCGGCCGACGGGCAAGGCCAAGGACCTGCTCACGGCGTTGCTGTCCCTGATGCACTGGGGTGACGAGCACGCCGCGGGCCCGGCCGGCCCGCCGAGGATCACGGACCACGTGGGATGCGGGGGCAACGTCCGGGAACAGCTCGTGTGCACCCAGTGCGGACAAGTGGTGGGCCCGGACGCCGTCCGCCTGCTCCCCGGCCCGGCGCTCACCGACTCGCAGGGCTGACCCCCATGGCGCGTGGACGACCCGCGCCGTCCGCCTGCTGAACCCCCCTCTCGCACCGGCCAGTTGCGCCCGCACTCGGCACGCCACCGGCCTGGACCCGCACACCTGAGCAGAGAGTTGCTTCACGCAACTCACCTCGCTAGGGTTCGAGTTGCTTCATGAAACTCATGAGCATCCCGCCCCCCATGAGGTGACGCTCGATGGCCAGGAACAAACTCGAAGACCATCCCACCGTCGTCCAGGCCCGCCGCGCCCCCACCGCGGCCCGCCCCGCCGGACCGCTGGACGCGGAGTGGCTGCGCCAGGTGTGCCTGGACGCGGGCGCGGATGACGTCGGGTTCGTCGAGATCGACCGGCCGGACATCGCCGACCAGCGAGAGGATCTGGACGCCGCGCTGCCGGGGGTCCGGACGCTGATCAGCATCGTGACCCGGATGAACCGGCAGAACATCCGCACGCCGGCGCGCTCGGTCGCGAACCTGGAGTTCCACCACACCGGCGACCACACCAACGAGGTCGGCCGGCACGTGGTGGGCGCGCTGGAAGCCGTCGGCGTGCGCGCCATCAACCCCGCGATGGGGTTCCCGATGGAGATGGACAAGTTCCCGAGGAAAGCGTGGGTCGTCTCGCACAAACCGGTCGCCGTGGCGGCGGGGCTCGGGAAGATGGGGATCCACCGCAACGTCATCCACCCGAAGTTCGGGAACTTCGTGCTGCTGGGCACGATCCTCGTCGACGCCGAGGTCAGTGAATACACGCGGCCCATCGAGTACAACCCGTGCCTGGAATGCAAGTTGTGCGTGACGGCCTGCCCCACCGGGGCGATCGCCTCCGACGGGCACTTCAACTTCTCCGCCTGCTACACGCACAACTACCGCGAGTTCATGGGGGGTTTCGGCGACTGGGCCGAACAGGTCGCCGAGAGCCGCGACGCCCACGACTACCGCGCGCGCGTCAGCGACAGCGAAAGCGCCTCGATGTGGCAGAGCCTGTCCTTCGGCGCCAACTACAAAGCGGCCTACTGCATGTCGGTCTGCCCGGCCGGCGAGGACGTCATCGGACCCTGGCTGGACGACCGCAAGGCGCATCTGACCCAGGTCGTGCGCCCGCTCATGGACAAGGAGGAGACCGTCTACGTCGTCGAGGGTTCCGACGCCGAGCGGCACGTCGCCGACCGGTTCCCCAACAAGCGCACGAAGCACGTGACGATGAGCCTGCGGGCGAACAGCGTCGACGGCCTGGTGGAGGGCCTGCCGCTGATCTTCCAGCGCGAACAGGCCAAGGACATGTCCGCCACCTACCACTTCACCTTCACCGGCGACGAGTCCCGGCAGATCACCGTGACCATCCGCGACCGCGCACTCGACGTCGCCGACGGACACCACGGCGAGCCCGACCTCAGGGTCACCGCCGACACCCGCACCTGGCTGCGCTTCCTCGCCAAGCCCTCGCTGCTGGCGTGGGCGCTGGTGCGCCGTCAGATCAGACTCCAGGGCTCCCCCCGACTGCTGCGCGACTTCGGCCGCTGCTTCCCCTCCTGACCGGCGGAGAAGAACGCGCCCCTCGATCATCACTGTGAGAAACGAAAGGCCGGTCATGAGCACTCTCGGCACGGAAGCCGAACTCGACCTCGTGGTGGAACGCAAGGAAACGGTGGCCGAAGGCGTCGTGCTGCTGACGCTGCGCCACCCGGCAGGCCATACGCTGCCGGAATGGCAGCCGGGCGCCCATATCGATCTCGTCCTGCGCACTGATCTGGTCCGGCAGTATTCCCTGTGCGGGGACCCGGGGGACCGGACCCGCCTTCAGGTCGCGGTGCTGCGTGAACCGGAAAGCCGTGGCGGGTCGAGCCATGTGCACGATGTCCTCGCGGACGGCGAAACGGTACGCGTGCGCGGCCCGCGCAATCACTTCCCGCTCGTGAAGGCCAAGAAATACCTGTTCATCGCGGGTGGAATCGGAATCACCCCCCTTCTGCCCATGATGGCCGCCGTCAACGCGACCCGCGCCGACTGGAGCCTCCTCTACGGAGGCCGCACCCGGGCCTCGATGGCATTCGGCGACACCTTGAAACGGGCCTATGGGGACCGGGTGAGCCTGCGACCGCAGGACGAATACGGGCTCCTCGACCTGCCGGCGCTGCTCGGCAGACCGCAACGGAAGACGGCCGTCTACAGTTGCGGCCCCGAACCGCTGCTCGCGGCGGTCGAGGCCGGCTGCGAGACATGGCCGACCGGGTCCCTGCACCTGGAGCGGTTCGCCCCGAAGCAGGACGCCGCCGCCGGACCGCTCACGACCTTCGAGGTCGAACTGGCCCGCTCCGGCACCCGGCTGACGGTCCCCGAGGACATGTCCATCCTCGAAGCCGTCGAAAACGCGGGCGTGTCGGTGATGACCTCGTGCGAAGAAGGAATCTGTGGAACCTGCGAGACGAAGGTGCTCTCCGGGGAGATCGACCACCGCGACTCGGTACTGGACGACGCGGAACGCGCCGCGGGGGACACCATGATGATCTGCGTTTCCCGGGCCAGGGGAAACCGCCTGGTCCTCGACCTCTGATCGAATTACCGGAAAGGGATACCGGAAATGACGGAACAAACGCAGCAGCAGAAGCAGAGCAAGTTCTACGCCCTGAACATGTTCGACGTGTCCGACCTGGAGAAATACCTCGCCTATTTCACCCGGCTCCCCGAGTTCGCTCCGAAATACGGCGGCCGTATCGTGGGATTCGGCCGCTTCCGGGACAACGTGGCCGGTGACCTCGCCCCCCGGCAGGTCCTGTTCCTCGTCGAATGGGAGTCCGAAGAGGCATTCGACACCTTCCGTAACGACCCGGAACTCGCCGACTTCCACCCCCTGCGGGAGAACGGAACGGCCTCCTACATCTGGCAGACATTCGACGGCATCGACATGAGCGACCCCACCACCGTCGCCCTCGACGACGTACTGGCGGTACTCAAACCCTGACCCCTCACCCGGCCGCCGGCCACGGGACGTCCGTCTCCACCGCCTGGCCGTAGTCGACGCCGGGGACGGCGAACCCGTACAGGCGCTGGACCTCCGCGCGGAACCAGTCCAGGTCGGCGAGGTCGGCGATCGTGTCGGTCGTCGCGGCCTCCCAGCGCTCGGCGACCGCTGACTGGACCTCGTCGGCGAGTTCCCAGTCGTCCAGGCGGATACGGTTCTCGGGGTCCAGCCCCATCCGGGCGCTGCCCCTCAACCGGTCCCACAGGGTGACGAGTTGGCCGAGCGGCGACACCATGGCCTCGCCGAGGACGCCGCGCAGCAGGCCGGTGTAGAGGGCGATGCCGGGGATCGCGGTCGACGACTGCGTGACGGCGGCCCCGTTGACCGACGTGACGGCGCCACCGTCGAGCAAGTCGCCGAGCCGGACGTCGAGTTCGCGGGCCGTGGCCTCCAGGTGGGCCTTGGCGGCGCCGATCGTGCCCTGGCGGTAGATCCCCGCCGTCAGGGGCGAACCGAGGTACGACAGGGCCACCGTCGAGAACCCCGGCGACAGGAGGTTCTTGCCGGCCAGGTGGTCGATCCAGCGCGACCAGTCCGCGCCGCCCATCACCGCGACCGTCTGCTCGACGTCGTCACCCTCCGCCGGGGCCGTCTCGACCTCACGGACCTCCGGGGCGCCGTCCTCGTCGAAGACCAGCGTCTTCGTGCGGTGCGGCGCGCCGATCGGCTTGAGGACGGACGCGTACGTCGTCCCCGACACGGGGTCGGTGCGCCGAGGCGCGGCCACCGAGTAGAGCAGGTACTGCACCTCGCCGCCGAAACGCCGCTCGATCAGGTCCGCGACCTGCTCCTTCACGTCGTCCGAGAACG encodes:
- a CDS encoding TetR family transcriptional regulator, with protein sequence MSAAARCFGKYGYDGTSIRDIAKAADVDAALVYRYFGSKQGLFEAVAHHASALFEPLRHLPLEDVPDWILRLAFDGPGEDEIPHPVLTMLRSPSREEAVARLRSDVTEIFSEHFARRLDGPDAQVRAELLAAWALGMTLMRLAVQTPALSSVPDNAVLPYVRKAVDLLLRPCDEREETEGDCRCRWGGE
- a CDS encoding winged helix-turn-helix transcriptional regulator; its protein translation is MLGRTYDSQLCSIARTLEIVGERWTLLIIRDALLGLRRFEEFQDSLGVARNVLTNRLAKLVEDGLLERVCYQERPARYEYRPTGKAKDLLTALLSLMHWGDEHAAGPAGPPRITDHVGCGGNVREQLVCTQCGQVVGPDAVRLLPGPALTDSQG
- a CDS encoding amidohydrolase family protein translates to MGPSVPSPGADTSRRRLLLAAAGGTVGTAALVAQSPGATAAATSTGTAVGRPGRGMKVIAIEEAYSVPELIPWPGPVRVPPGLEEEWGRRLADFTELRLADMDEHGVDVQVLSLTPPGVEAIADPAEAVAMARRVNDHLAGVVAAHPTRFAGFAALPFQDPRAAVVELRRAVERLGLKGVLHNDHVQGHYLDEPQFRPVWAELERLGVTLYLHPTPLAPDQWQVFQGHPELSGPSWGWTAQTGAHALRLIYGGVFDEFPNASVTLGHMGELLPFQLARLDSIYRKGAPGRSPRQLPSHYLRHNFYATTSGVFSHAALLGAVHSIGADRLLFSIDYPFESTAEAVDFLHSAPFPPADLHAIAHRNATRLLNL
- a CDS encoding IS701 family transposase, with product MTERRTCPPAPGALEEYAARFDGLFLNLAQRRGFREYLTGLLAPRDRNKTLTCLAGAEPVLGAGLPSVQRLQYFLSESRWDSEQVNTRRLELVQTDPALAPHEAGVLVIDDSGDRKDGTATTHVGRQWLGRLGKTDNGVVTVTTVWTDGRVYYPLHAQPYTPAHHFTRGRADPGFRTKPQIAAALAARGKELGFACRAVVADCAYSVSDDWYLALREAQLPYVVHLKPHRGTWAPADQPHTPIDAAHALAWQDADHPGDWAPVERHFRGGHTETWWAADARLGGWQPHGPCRLVVATTDPATLPEKATWYLATNHHPNAPHATASGHPPADLAEIVRLYGLRPWIEQSYKQIKDELGWADFQVRSDTAIRHHQTLVNCAFTFCWDQWFAPPGPLDTTAPDPCPDNRPERGHHHTPPALLAQGLTGRPLLAHPGHHPAQMVASLDRPGPATRTPGPPRHGHRRQTP
- a CDS encoding PDR/VanB family oxidoreductase, whose protein sequence is MSTLGTEAELDLVVERKETVAEGVVLLTLRHPAGHTLPEWQPGAHIDLVLRTDLVRQYSLCGDPGDRTRLQVAVLREPESRGGSSHVHDVLADGETVRVRGPRNHFPLVKAKKYLFIAGGIGITPLLPMMAAVNATRADWSLLYGGRTRASMAFGDTLKRAYGDRVSLRPQDEYGLLDLPALLGRPQRKTAVYSCGPEPLLAAVEAGCETWPTGSLHLERFAPKQDAAAGPLTTFEVELARSGTRLTVPEDMSILEAVENAGVSVMTSCEEGICGTCETKVLSGEIDHRDSVLDDAERAAGDTMMICVSRARGNRLVLDL
- the fabV gene encoding enoyl-[acyl-carrier-protein] reductase FabV, with translation MPSRILTPRSRGFLFLDSHPAGCARQVRDMWDACPDPDPWLDDSPVALIIGSSSGYGLAATVAALKRARIRGIAVSFEKPPTERRTATAGWYRTAATARLARSIGRDMVFLNGDAFSDDVKEQVADLIERRFGGEVQYLLYSVAAPRRTDPVSGTTYASVLKPIGAPHRTKTLVFDEDGAPEVREVETAPAEGDDVEQTVAVMGGADWSRWIDHLAGKNLLSPGFSTVALSYLGSPLTAGIYRQGTIGAAKAHLEATARELDVRLGDLLDGGAVTSVNGAAVTQSSTAIPGIALYTGLLRGVLGEAMVSPLGQLVTLWDRLRGSARMGLDPENRIRLDDWELADEVQSAVAERWEAATTDTIADLADLDWFRAEVQRLYGFAVPGVDYGQAVETDVPWPAAG
- a CDS encoding SCP2 sterol-binding domain-containing protein; translation: MARNKLEDHPTVVQARRAPTAARPAGPLDAEWLRQVCLDAGADDVGFVEIDRPDIADQREDLDAALPGVRTLISIVTRMNRQNIRTPARSVANLEFHHTGDHTNEVGRHVVGALEAVGVRAINPAMGFPMEMDKFPRKAWVVSHKPVAVAAGLGKMGIHRNVIHPKFGNFVLLGTILVDAEVSEYTRPIEYNPCLECKLCVTACPTGAIASDGHFNFSACYTHNYREFMGGFGDWAEQVAESRDAHDYRARVSDSESASMWQSLSFGANYKAAYCMSVCPAGEDVIGPWLDDRKAHLTQVVRPLMDKEETVYVVEGSDAERHVADRFPNKRTKHVTMSLRANSVDGLVEGLPLIFQREQAKDMSATYHFTFTGDESRQITVTIRDRALDVADGHHGEPDLRVTADTRTWLRFLAKPSLLAWALVRRQIRLQGSPRLLRDFGRCFPS
- a CDS encoding DUF1330 domain-containing protein encodes the protein MTEQTQQQKQSKFYALNMFDVSDLEKYLAYFTRLPEFAPKYGGRIVGFGRFRDNVAGDLAPRQVLFLVEWESEEAFDTFRNDPELADFHPLRENGTASYIWQTFDGIDMSDPTTVALDDVLAVLKP